A window of Helicobacter macacae MIT 99-5501 genomic DNA:
TATCCGCACTAGAGCTCACGCTAGCCATTTTGGCAAAGCCAAAATCCACACCACTATCCCTTGCGCTATCCACCACGCCTCCCACACTAGAATACAAATCTTTTGGCACTTCGCTTGATACCGCGCCTAGTCCTGCACTAGAGCCAAAATCTTTTTTTTTCACACTGATATTTTGACTAGCATTTTGCCTAGATTTTTCACTAGGTTTAAGCACCTCGTCCAAAAACACACACTCTATCTCATTATCACGCTTGATAAAATACCGCTTCCCAAAGGCAAATATCGCTACCTCTCCAAGCAAATCAAAACTATCACAAGCCCTTAGCTCTATGCCCTCCACCACTTCCAAAGTATGCAAAAAAGTATGCGCTAGCTTTAGCGCACTTAGATTCCCCGGACCGCGTGCATAATACACCGCTTTTGGTGTGATATGTTTTGCTTTTAGCTCGCACTGCATCGCGTGCAGTGCGTCCAAAGTCTTGCCCTCTTTTTTTTCCTCATAGATGAGATTCCTATCTTTGTAAACCCCATAATACAAAGGCGAGTTTATACACACTAGCACGATTTCATACATTGGACTTCCTAAATGCTTTCTTTTAAAATTCTTGTTTGGATTTGCTTGCAAGATTTTGCCTACATTTTTTGTGGATTTTTTACAAAAGTTATTTTTTCTTATTTTTTCTAAAATTTTTTTACACAAATTTTTGTCGCAGATTTTTTCTACACAAACCATTTTTTAATCATTTTTCTAGTTTTATTCCCTCATTATCTAGTCCCATTTCTACCACGCGAAGTTTGCCAAACTTCGCACTTAGCGCATCAAAAAGTCTTTTTGTATCATCTTCTAAGCATAGGCTAAGGAAGCTTGAGCCACTGCCAGATAGCGTGCTTAAAATCGCTCCGTTTTCTAGGGCACATTTTTGCACGGCAAATAGCACGGGAGTGGAGCGCATTCTGCGCTCTTGATGAAACCTATCCCTACTTGCTTGTCGCACCAAATCCCACTTTTCTTGCATTATAGACGCTACTAGAAGTGAAGCGTGAGAGAGATTATACACAGCGTCATTGAAGCTGTATTTTTTGGGCAGGCTTTGGCGAGAAATCTTTGTCGAAGTCGAGCGGTGCGGGATAACCATAACCGCACGCAAACAGCTAGGCATATTATGCTTGATATGAAGCACTTTTCCTCTATCTTTGCCCTCGCCCAGCATAGCGACATTTAGCCCGCCAAATGTCGCAGGAGTGATATTATCAGGGTGTGGCTCATAACTCAAAGCCTTTTGCACGATAGAGTCCCTATCAAGCTGCAAGCCCAAAGCCCTATACGCCGCGCTAATCGCACCGATGATGATAGCCGAGCTAGAGCCCATACCGCGCGAAATGGGAATCTTGTTGTGAAATACAAAGCGATATTGTGGCTGCCCCTTGCCTTTGGCGTATTCCTCATTTAGCATTCTTATGGTTTTATAAAACACCTTGACAAACATATTATCCACGATAAACCGCTTCACACCCTCGCCCTCGCCATAAATCTCTATGCTTGTCGCACTTGCAGGATAGAGGCTAAACTCATTGCGAAAATCTAGGCTAAGTCCTAGCACATCTAAGCCCGGTCCTAGATTTGCACTTGTAGCAGGCACGCTGATAGAAAAAGGTGTTGTGAAGTCTGTCGGCATTTTGGATTCTCCGTTTTTGCTTTTATTGCTTAGCTTGTGGTGTTTTGTAATTATCTAATTTGCTTTAAAAAACAAACGCACATTATAACGCATTCTTTTGCTACAAATGCGGATTTTCTTTTGCGCGTATTCTCTAAGCAAATAAAATCCTGCAAAAATCCAAAGTAAATTTTATAAAAGGTAAAAAATTTTTTCACAAAACATAATGATATTTTGCTATACTTTTTGACATTTCTTAAAGCTATTATTTGGCTTTAGCAAATCCTTGCATTCCAAATCTCAAAAAAGGACACACAATGAAAATCACCTACACATTGACAGACGAATCCCCAGCTCTAGCGACTTACTCGTTCCTCCCCATTGCAAAGGCATTTTGCAATCACGCTAGCATAGAAATTGCCACAAGCGATATTTCGCTATCTGCGCGAGTTTTAGCGCAATTTCCTGAACTCCTAAAAGATTCCCAGCGCGTCCCTGACACGCTTGGCGCACTTGGCAAACTCGTGCAAGAAAAGGACTGCAACCTTATCAAAACGCCCAATATTTCCGCTTCCATTCCGCAGCTAAAAGCCACGATAAAAGAGCTCCAAAGCAAAGGTTATAATGTGCCAGAATTCCCCGATGAGCCAAAAGATGACGCACAAAAGGCAATCAAAGAAAAATACCAAAAAGTGCTAGGAAGCGCGGTAAATCCCGTGCTTCGCGCAGGAAATTCTGACAGACGCAGCACAAAGGCAGTCAAAGACTACGCGCGTAAAAACCCATATCGCACAATTCCCTTTGATAAAAACTCCAAAACCATTGTAAGCTATATGAAAGATGGCGACTTTTTTGACAACGAAAAGGCAGTGCTCATAGCCAAGCCCACAAACGCTAAAATCATATTCAAAGATTCAAATGGCAATGTAGCCACGCTAAAAGAAAACCTCAAATTAGAAAAAGATGAGATTTTGGACGCGACATTTATGGATAGTGCGAAGCTCTATGAGTTTTACAAAGCCCAAATCGCGCTATGCAAAAAAGAGGGGATTTTGTTTTCCCTCCACCTCAAAGCCACGATGATGAAAGTAAGCGACCCTGTGCTCTTTGGCTATGCTGTGAGGGCGTATTTTGAAGAGATTTTTGAGAGATTTGGCGATGAGCTAAACGCATTAGGCGTAAATCCAAACAACGGCGTAGCTGAAATCCTAAGCAAGATTGAATCTAGCCCTAAAAAAAGTGAGATTCTCGCGCTCTACAACGAGATTTTGCAAAAATCCGCCAAAATCTCAATGGTAAATTCTGACAAAGGCATCACAAATCTCCACATTCCAAGCGATGTGATTGTCGATGCTTCAATGCCCGCTATGCTAAAAAATGGCGCGAAGCTCTGGGATAGCTCGGGCAAAGAGTGCGACACAAACGCGGTAATCCCCGATAAAACCTACGCCACGATTTATGAAGCCGTAATCGAGGATTTGCACAAAAACGGCACACTAGAGCCAAGTAAGCTAGGGAGCGTAAGCAATGTCGGGCTAATGGCAAAAAAAGCCCAAGAATACGGCAGCCACGATAAAACTTTCATCGCGCCAAGTGATGGCGAGTTTAGCATACTCGATGAGAGTGGCAACGCGCTTTTAAGCCACAAAGTGCGCAAAGGCGACATTTATCGCGCAAATCAAGCAAAGATTGACGCGGTGCTAAATTGGATAGATTTAGGCATTGAGAGAGCCGAGCTAACGGGTGAGAAGGCGATTTTTTGGCTTGATGAAAAACGCGCGAGTAATAAAATAATGGCTGAAATTGTGCGCAAACGACTAAGCGAAAAGGGCAAATCTATGGAGATTCTCGCTCCCAAAGAAGCGTGCCTAGCCTCCCTAGCCCTAATCCGCGCAGGGAAAAACGCCATAAGCATTACGGGCAATGTGTTGCGCGATTATCTCACCGATTTGTTCCCAATTCTAGAGCTTGGCACAAGTGCTAAAATGCTCTCCGTTGTGCCTATGCTAAATGGCGGGGCGATGTTTGAGACAGGGGCGGGAGGAAGTGCACCTAAGCAAGTCGAGCAGCTCGTAGAGGAAAACCACTTACGCTGGGATAGCTTGGGCGAGTTTCTCGCACTTCAGGCGAGTCTAGAATTTTACGCACAGCGCAACAGCAATGCAAAGGCAAAAGTCCTAGCAGACGCCCTAGATAGCGCGATAGGACAATGGCTAGATAACAACAAAGCCCCCTCGCGCAAAGTCGGCGAGGACGACAACCGCACAAGCCATTTTTACCTAGCAATGTATTTTGCTCGCGCGCTTGCGAATCAAAGCGCGGATTCACAAATCTCCACCTTTTTTGGCGCGGTGGCAAGTGAGCTCGAATCAAACGAGCAATCTATCCGCGCGGAATTTAACGGTGCACAGGGCAAAAAGGTAGATTTGGGTGGCTACTATAAGCTCGATGATGATAAGTGCAATGGCATAATGCGACCGAGCAAGGTGTTTAATGCGGTAATCGAAAAAATCGCAAAAGGGTAGTGGCAATTCGTTCTGGGGCATACAATTTGCGTTATTTTGGCGACAAAATTTCGCTCGATAGACGCTTTAGTCTTATCTCGCTTATTTCGCGCCAAAACAACGCAAAGCCACACCGCCATTACTTCGATTGTTGTTTTAGCTGTCGCTTTGCAACAAGAAAAATAGCCAATTTTTGCTACAATAGCGATTTTATTTTGTATTTCATTTATGGGGAAACACAATGGCAAAAAATGCAAACTTGCATAGCGCAAAGAACGCTAAAAAAGATGAGTTCTACACGCAACTTGCGGATATAGAAAACGAGCTAAAACACTACGAAAGTCATTTTAAAGATAAAGTGGTGTATTGTAACTGCGATGACCCTTTGGCGAGTAATTTTTTCAAATACTTTTTTTTAAATTTCAAACATTTGGAGCTAAAAGAGCTTATCACCACTTGCTATAAAAGTCAAAATTTCCGTGAGGTTAGCAGTGAGGATTCGCCTAAAAAGGCTTACTGCTTGCGAATCCACAAAGATAATGACATAAGCGACCCTGCAAAAGTGCCTCTGCCCGAGCTTGAGCAACTACTCTCTCTCTCTCTCTCTCTCTCGTAGCCCCACGCAAGATAGCAAGTTATTAGAAACCTTTGAGGCAAATAAGCATTTATTAGAATCCAAAACCACACCCCTAAATTCTGATAAAGCACAAAGCAAAACTTCACAAAATCTCTTTGAAATATATGAGGACAAAGACTTAGGTAATGCTGGGGATTTTCGCTCAAGCGATTGCATAGAGTTATTAAAACAAAGCGATATTGTGGTAACCAATCCGCCATTTTCTCTATTCCGCGAATATGTCGCGCAATTAGTGGAATATGATAAAAAATTTGTGATTATAGGACACCAAAATTCTATTACTTATAAAGAAATTTTTAAG
This region includes:
- the thrB gene encoding homoserine kinase, with amino-acid sequence MPTDFTTPFSISVPATSANLGPGLDVLGLSLDFRNEFSLYPASATSIEIYGEGEGVKRFIVDNMFVKVFYKTIRMLNEEYAKGKGQPQYRFVFHNKIPISRGMGSSSAIIIGAISAAYRALGLQLDRDSIVQKALSYEPHPDNITPATFGGLNVAMLGEGKDRGKVLHIKHNMPSCLRAVMVIPHRSTSTKISRQSLPKKYSFNDAVYNLSHASLLVASIMQEKWDLVRQASRDRFHQERRMRSTPVLFAVQKCALENGAILSTLSGSGSSFLSLCLEDDTKRLFDALSAKFGKLRVVEMGLDNEGIKLEK
- a CDS encoding adenine-specific methyltransferase EcoRI family protein; amino-acid sequence: MAKNANLHSAKNAKKDEFYTQLADIENELKHYESHFKDKVVYCNCDDPLASNFFKYFFLNFKHLELKELITTCYKSQNFREVSSEDSPKKAYCLRIHKDNDISDPAKVPLPELEQLLSLSLSLS
- a CDS encoding NADP-dependent isocitrate dehydrogenase gives rise to the protein MKITYTLTDESPALATYSFLPIAKAFCNHASIEIATSDISLSARVLAQFPELLKDSQRVPDTLGALGKLVQEKDCNLIKTPNISASIPQLKATIKELQSKGYNVPEFPDEPKDDAQKAIKEKYQKVLGSAVNPVLRAGNSDRRSTKAVKDYARKNPYRTIPFDKNSKTIVSYMKDGDFFDNEKAVLIAKPTNAKIIFKDSNGNVATLKENLKLEKDEILDATFMDSAKLYEFYKAQIALCKKEGILFSLHLKATMMKVSDPVLFGYAVRAYFEEIFERFGDELNALGVNPNNGVAEILSKIESSPKKSEILALYNEILQKSAKISMVNSDKGITNLHIPSDVIVDASMPAMLKNGAKLWDSSGKECDTNAVIPDKTYATIYEAVIEDLHKNGTLEPSKLGSVSNVGLMAKKAQEYGSHDKTFIAPSDGEFSILDESGNALLSHKVRKGDIYRANQAKIDAVLNWIDLGIERAELTGEKAIFWLDEKRASNKIMAEIVRKRLSEKGKSMEILAPKEACLASLALIRAGKNAISITGNVLRDYLTDLFPILELGTSAKMLSVVPMLNGGAMFETGAGGSAPKQVEQLVEENHLRWDSLGEFLALQASLEFYAQRNSNAKAKVLADALDSAIGQWLDNNKAPSRKVGEDDNRTSHFYLAMYFARALANQSADSQISTFFGAVASELESNEQSIRAEFNGAQGKKVDLGGYYKLDDDKCNGIMRPSKVFNAVIEKIAKG